One window of Streptococcus troglodytae genomic DNA carries:
- the lacG gene encoding 6-phospho-beta-galactosidase has protein sequence MSKTLPKDFIFGGATAAYQAEGATHADGKGPVAWDKYLEDNYWYTAEPASDFYHQYPVDLKLAEEFGVNGIRISIAWSRIFPKGYGVVNPKGLAFYHNLFAECHKRHVEPFVTLHHFDTPEALHSNGDFLNRENIEHFVNYAEFCFKEFPEVNYWTTFNEIGPIGDGQYLVGKFPPGIQYDLAKVFQSHHNMMVAHSKAVKLFKDGGYSGEIGVVHALPTKYPYDPNNPADVRAAELEDIIHNKFILDATYLGKYSEKTMEGVHHILAVNGGELDLRDDDFAALEAAKDLNDFLGINYYMSDWMRNFDGETEITHNAKGEKGSSKYQIKGVGRREAPVNVPKTDWDWIIYPQGLYDQIMRVKKDYPNYKKIYITENGLGYKDEFVDHTVYDDARIDYVKKHLEVLSDAIADGADVKGYFIWSLMDVFSWSNGYEKRYGLFYVDFDTQERYPKKSAYWYKKLAETQIID, from the coding sequence ATGAGCAAAACATTACCTAAAGATTTTATCTTTGGTGGTGCAACAGCAGCTTATCAGGCTGAAGGTGCCACGCATGCAGATGGGAAGGGTCCTGTTGCTTGGGATAAATATTTAGAAGATAACTATTGGTATACGGCTGAGCCTGCCAGCGATTTCTATCATCAATATCCTGTTGATTTAAAGTTAGCGGAAGAATTTGGCGTCAACGGTATTCGCATTTCCATTGCTTGGTCACGGATTTTTCCAAAAGGGTATGGAGTCGTTAACCCCAAAGGCCTTGCCTTTTATCATAATCTTTTTGCTGAATGCCATAAACGTCATGTGGAACCTTTTGTAACACTTCATCACTTTGATACCCCAGAAGCTCTGCATTCAAATGGGGACTTTCTCAATCGTGAAAATATAGAGCATTTTGTCAACTATGCTGAATTTTGCTTTAAAGAATTTCCAGAAGTGAATTATTGGACAACTTTCAATGAAATTGGCCCCATTGGTGATGGTCAGTATCTGGTTGGAAAATTTCCGCCGGGCATCCAATACGATCTTGCCAAGGTTTTCCAATCCCACCATAACATGATGGTTGCACATAGCAAGGCCGTCAAACTTTTTAAAGATGGTGGCTACTCTGGTGAAATCGGTGTGGTTCATGCTCTGCCAACCAAATATCCTTATGATCCAAACAACCCAGCAGATGTTCGTGCGGCAGAATTAGAAGATATTATTCATAATAAATTCATCTTGGATGCGACTTATCTGGGTAAATATTCTGAGAAAACCATGGAAGGGGTCCATCATATTTTGGCTGTCAATGGCGGTGAATTGGATCTGCGTGATGACGATTTTGCTGCTCTTGAAGCTGCTAAAGATCTCAATGATTTCTTGGGCATCAATTATTATATGAGTGATTGGATGCGTAACTTTGATGGTGAAACCGAAATTACGCATAATGCTAAAGGCGAAAAAGGAAGTTCTAAGTACCAGATTAAAGGTGTCGGTCGCAGAGAAGCGCCAGTAAATGTTCCCAAAACAGATTGGGATTGGATCATTTATCCGCAAGGCCTTTACGACCAAATCATGCGCGTGAAAAAAGATTACCCTAATTATAAGAAAATCTATATCACTGAAAATGGTCTTGGTTATAAGGATGAATTTGTGGATCATACTGTTTATGATGATGCCCGTATTGATTATGTCAAAAAACACTTAGAAGTTCTTTCAGATGCTATAGCAGATGGTGCCGATGTCAAAGGTTACTTTATCTGGTCTCTTATGGATGTCTTTTCATGGTCAAATGGTTATGAGAAGCGCTATGGTCTTTTCTATGTAGATTTTGATACGCAAGAGCGTTATCCCAAGAAAAGTGCCTACTGGTATAAAAAATTAGCTGAGACCCAAATCATTGACTGA
- a CDS encoding DUF3884 family protein has product MMTSLKKIAKNAISSAFEIVYILTFTNQKDVPNMTEEIKRLGKWYVNTGDEWICHSNLPLSEFQEKFLELTHLTAEQVFLTKGHLPFSK; this is encoded by the coding sequence ATGATGACTTCTCTTAAAAAAATAGCTAAAAACGCCATCTCATCAGCCTTTGAGATAGTCTATATCTTAACCTTCACCAATCAAAAAGATGTTCCAAATATGACAGAAGAAATCAAGCGTTTGGGTAAGTGGTATGTCAATACTGGTGATGAATGGATTTGTCATTCAAATCTGCCTTTATCCGAATTTCAAGAGAAATTTTTGGAGCTGACACATCTGACTGCTGAACAAGTGTTCTTGACTAAAGGTCATCTGCCATTTTCAAAATAA
- a CDS encoding cobalamin-independent methionine synthase II family protein translates to MAQSKFQLVGSLLRPADLLDYKNKIEHRDDIQYPFYDSFPGYRETETAEIKKVIADEKANGIDILTDGEYSKSMWHLDFIWGLKGIERYIADHGYTFKDHDGGQYETRKDIGIRITQPLSGKNHHFLDSYKLLKEEAGDTQTKLTIWGPAHAYTELAIFDKLAGEGQVYKTNEALKDGLIKAYKEFLTEYKEAGGEIIQFDDCLWELFDESNPASFFADGNAALADLADEFIAINNEVADYGHQLGLKVWTHNCRGNYESRSASGGTYEAIAEKFLRDQHYDRFFLEWDSDVSGDLKALASLKDKDAEVVLGLLSSKTTDLDDEERVLKLLEQASTILPKERLLLSHQCGFASCDSGNELAIPQQWAKIKQGQEIAKQFWG, encoded by the coding sequence ATGGCACAATCAAAATTCCAACTTGTTGGATCTCTTCTTCGTCCAGCTGATCTGCTTGACTATAAAAATAAAATTGAACATCGTGATGACATTCAGTATCCTTTTTATGATAGTTTTCCGGGGTATCGTGAAACAGAAACAGCAGAAATTAAAAAGGTTATTGCTGATGAAAAGGCAAATGGTATTGACATTTTGACAGATGGTGAGTACTCTAAGTCCATGTGGCATTTAGATTTCATTTGGGGACTTAAAGGTATTGAACGTTACATTGCAGACCACGGCTACACTTTTAAAGACCATGACGGCGGACAGTACGAAACGCGTAAAGACATCGGTATTCGCATTACCCAGCCACTTTCAGGTAAAAATCATCATTTCTTAGATAGTTACAAACTGCTCAAGGAAGAAGCTGGTGATACGCAAACAAAATTAACGATTTGGGGACCTGCGCATGCTTATACTGAACTGGCTATTTTTGATAAACTTGCTGGTGAGGGGCAAGTTTACAAAACCAATGAGGCCTTAAAGGATGGTCTTATCAAGGCCTACAAGGAATTCTTGACAGAATACAAAGAAGCTGGCGGTGAGATTATCCAGTTTGATGACTGCCTTTGGGAACTTTTTGATGAATCAAATCCTGCTTCGTTTTTTGCGGATGGTAATGCTGCGCTGGCTGATTTAGCTGATGAATTCATTGCGATCAATAACGAAGTAGCTGATTACGGGCATCAATTGGGACTCAAAGTTTGGACACATAACTGCCGCGGAAATTATGAAAGCCGTTCTGCCTCAGGCGGAACTTACGAGGCTATCGCAGAAAAATTCTTGCGTGATCAACACTATGACCGCTTCTTCTTAGAATGGGACAGTGACGTCTCAGGTGATTTGAAGGCTCTTGCTTCTCTTAAAGATAAAGATGCTGAGGTTGTTCTTGGACTCCTTTCCAGTAAGACAACTGATCTTGATGATGAAGAACGTGTTCTCAAGTTATTAGAACAAGCCAGCACCATTTTGCCTAAGGAACGTTTGCTGCTGTCCCATCAATGCGGTTTTGCTTCTTGTGATTCTGGCAATGAGTTGGCTATCCCGCAGCAATGGGCTAAAATCAAACAAGGTCAAGAAATCGCTAAGCAATTTTGGGGTTAA
- a CDS encoding PHP domain-containing protein: protein MRDNHLHTHFSYDSDASFEDYLTHYDGEIVTTEHYDLSNPYTQQDDVPDYEAYSKEIAELNAKYGNRIKRGIEIGYYQPREADILSFLADKDYDLKLLSVHHNGVNDYLDDEVADMDKEIIIQEYLDKLEYTIGRVEADVLAHFDYGFRLFDLTVDELKTHETQLRRIFQKMIDHNLAFELNSKSMYLYHHEHLYRYALGLVKNLGCRKYSIGSDGHKLEHFRLAFDKIQDILDEYGIEEGEII, encoded by the coding sequence ATGCGTGATAACCATTTACACACCCATTTTTCCTATGATTCCGACGCCAGCTTTGAGGACTATCTAACTCACTATGATGGGGAAATCGTCACGACTGAGCACTACGATCTATCCAACCCCTACACCCAGCAGGATGATGTGCCCGATTATGAGGCCTATTCTAAAGAAATAGCCGAGCTTAATGCGAAATACGGCAACCGCATCAAGCGAGGCATTGAAATTGGCTATTACCAGCCCCGTGAAGCGGACATTCTCAGCTTCCTAGCTGACAAGGACTATGATTTGAAATTACTCTCTGTCCACCACAACGGGGTCAATGATTATTTGGACGATGAAGTGGCAGATATGGACAAAGAGATCATTATCCAAGAATACCTAGACAAGCTGGAATACACCATTGGACGCGTGGAAGCTGATGTGCTGGCGCATTTCGACTATGGCTTTCGCTTATTTGACCTGACGGTTGATGAATTAAAGACTCATGAAACCCAGCTGCGCCGCATTTTCCAAAAGATGATCGACCACAACCTAGCCTTTGAACTCAACAGCAAGTCCATGTACCTCTATCACCACGAGCATCTCTACCGCTATGCCTTAGGTCTAGTCAAAAACTTAGGCTGTCGCAAATACTCGATCGGCTCCGACGGCCACAAACTCGAACACTTCCGATTGGCTTTTGACAAAATTCAAGACATCTTAGATGAGTATGGAATTGAAGAGGGGGAGATAATTTAA
- a CDS encoding GIY-YIG nuclease family protein: protein MSDIKLNDIFGFTEEEIPHVKIYFHVWKSDVNYTKDYYLSNKEQVNHWNIFYNADKKHFKVGETVINAVKVDYDKYLVTMVKKVTKDLNQYNDQGYEGENVEKFKPYFDRLIIKYKPGRMRVRKYASLYDDVIVSEILSEPWRGDDFNGYDEICLSYSQLESIFRLEKRDWLTALQNQKAVYLITDKKTGQLYVGSATSKDKMLLSRWSSYVNNGHGGNTELQKLVKEKGFDYVKENFQYSLLENFNGKVDDDYIIGREQWWKKVLQSIKFGYNDN from the coding sequence ATGAGTGATATAAAATTAAATGATATATTTGGATTTACTGAAGAAGAAATCCCACATGTAAAAATTTATTTTCATGTGTGGAAAAGCGATGTGAATTATACAAAAGATTATTATCTATCTAATAAAGAACAAGTTAACCATTGGAATATTTTCTATAATGCTGATAAGAAACATTTTAAAGTTGGAGAAACAGTGATAAATGCAGTAAAAGTAGACTATGATAAATATTTGGTTACTATGGTAAAAAAAGTGACTAAAGATTTAAATCAATATAATGATCAAGGCTATGAAGGAGAAAATGTAGAAAAATTTAAACCATATTTTGATCGCTTAATCATAAAATATAAGCCAGGTCGTATGAGAGTGAGAAAATATGCAAGTCTTTATGATGATGTTATCGTTTCTGAAATTCTATCAGAACCATGGCGAGGTGATGATTTTAATGGTTATGATGAAATTTGTTTATCATATTCTCAATTAGAAAGTATTTTTAGACTGGAGAAGAGAGATTGGCTGACTGCTTTACAAAATCAAAAAGCTGTTTATCTAATTACAGATAAAAAAACAGGACAATTATATGTTGGTTCAGCTACAAGTAAAGATAAAATGTTGCTTAGTAGATGGAGTTCATATGTAAATAATGGTCATGGTGGTAATACAGAACTCCAAAAATTAGTCAAAGAAAAAGGTTTTGACTATGTAAAAGAAAATTTTCAATATAGTCTTTTAGAAAATTTTAACGGAAAAGTCGATGACGATTATATTATTGGTCGTGAACAATGGTGGAAGAAAGTATTGCAATCAATAAAATTTGGTTATAATGATAATTAA
- a CDS encoding GNAT family N-acetyltransferase gives MTGNLILVRPSLDWEEELLAYKEAFKDEHMYGGADLYKFDKLSDWLVYLDRLSKDKPAEEGWTATVFLCIRQSDKRMIGICNVRHHLNSLGLLNVSGHIGYSIRPDERKKGYAKVQLRLALLEAKKLGIDKVLVTCADWNIGSERTILANGGIYEDSRLDESTGNMMKRYWINVTERNSI, from the coding sequence ATGACCGGAAACTTAATCCTGGTTCGCCCCAGTCTTGATTGGGAAGAGGAATTACTGGCTTATAAGGAAGCCTTTAAAGATGAGCACATGTACGGCGGAGCTGATCTTTATAAATTTGATAAGCTGTCTGATTGGCTGGTTTACCTAGACAGGCTCTCAAAGGATAAGCCAGCAGAAGAAGGGTGGACAGCAACAGTTTTTCTCTGCATTCGTCAGTCTGATAAACGAATGATTGGTATTTGCAATGTCAGACATCATCTAAATAGTTTAGGTTTGCTTAATGTTTCAGGCCACATTGGCTATTCCATTCGGCCTGATGAGCGTAAGAAAGGCTACGCTAAAGTGCAGCTGCGCCTAGCATTGTTAGAAGCCAAGAAATTAGGCATTGACAAGGTTTTGGTGACCTGCGCAGACTGGAATATTGGTTCTGAGCGCACTATCCTCGCAAACGGAGGTATCTATGAAGACAGCCGTTTGGATGAATCAACGGGGAACATGATGAAGCGGTACTGGATAAATGTGACTGAAAGGAACAGTATATGA
- a CDS encoding alpha/beta fold hydrolase, with protein sequence MKLVFLHGLGQDKTAWDDVIAALPHYDCLALDLFDEGKMPENFTTLVEQVATELKGIEEDFVLIGLSLGAMLALALSDYTLPHIKGFIVSGAQHDLKRSFLYKLQLLGLQLLPKSFFKKQGVEKDSFLAFSKSLSTLDLRETIQQIDIPALILCGQKDKPNLLPARKIAELIPNARLSVIKKGGHLLNTKMPIVFAKEITDFLKYESF encoded by the coding sequence ATGAAACTAGTCTTTTTGCATGGTTTGGGACAGGATAAGACGGCTTGGGATGACGTGATAGCTGCTCTGCCTCATTACGACTGTCTAGCCTTGGATTTATTTGATGAAGGAAAAATGCCTGAAAATTTTACGACTTTGGTGGAACAAGTTGCGACTGAACTCAAAGGGATAGAAGAAGATTTTGTGTTAATTGGTCTATCCTTGGGCGCTATGCTGGCTTTAGCACTGAGTGACTATACCTTGCCACATATAAAAGGCTTCATTGTTTCTGGCGCGCAGCATGATTTGAAGAGGAGTTTTCTTTATAAGTTACAGCTTCTTGGCCTGCAGCTGCTTCCCAAGTCCTTTTTTAAAAAACAAGGAGTAGAGAAGGATTCTTTTCTAGCCTTTTCAAAGTCTCTGTCAACTCTTGATTTAAGAGAAACTATCCAGCAAATAGACATACCCGCTTTGATTCTTTGCGGTCAAAAAGATAAGCCCAATCTTTTGCCTGCTAGGAAAATTGCAGAGCTGATACCCAATGCTCGCCTTTCTGTCATCAAAAAAGGCGGACATCTATTAAACACCAAAATGCCAATCGTTTTTGCCAAAGAAATCACTGATTTTTTAAAGTATGAGTCTTTTTAG
- the miaA gene encoding tRNA (adenosine(37)-N6)-dimethylallyltransferase MiaA, protein MKTKLIVVLGPTAVGKTTLGIELAQQFHGEIISGDSQQVYQKLDIGTAKATAAEQAAVPHHLIDVREVDENYSAFDFVQEATKEIANICERGHLPIIVGGTGLYLQSLLEGYHLGGQVDHEAVLAYRRELETLSDTELSQLAETQQIVMTEPNRRRLMRSLELRKFSQGVQNQESPYDVLLIGLNDDRQALYERINARVDKMMAAGLLDEAKWLYDNYPHVQATRGIGYKELFPYFAGDIGLEEAIEKIKQNTRRFAKRQLTWFKNRMAVSFYSVSDSDHKRKINQAVADFLRN, encoded by the coding sequence ATGAAAACAAAATTAATTGTTGTTTTGGGGCCAACAGCAGTCGGAAAAACAACACTGGGAATTGAATTGGCCCAGCAATTTCATGGTGAAATTATTAGCGGTGACAGCCAGCAGGTTTATCAAAAACTAGATATTGGCACGGCTAAGGCTACAGCTGCCGAGCAAGCAGCAGTTCCGCATCATTTAATTGATGTCAGAGAGGTTGATGAAAATTATTCAGCCTTTGATTTTGTTCAGGAAGCAACGAAAGAAATTGCCAACATTTGCGAACGTGGACATCTTCCTATTATTGTCGGTGGAACTGGGCTTTATTTACAAAGTCTTCTGGAAGGTTATCATTTGGGCGGCCAAGTTGATCATGAAGCTGTTTTAGCCTATCGAAGAGAATTGGAAACCTTATCTGATACGGAACTTTCTCAGTTAGCTGAAACACAGCAAATTGTTATGACAGAACCCAATCGTCGGCGTTTGATGCGTTCCTTGGAACTCCGCAAATTTAGCCAAGGTGTCCAAAATCAAGAAAGCCCTTATGATGTTTTATTGATTGGCTTAAATGATGATCGACAAGCCCTTTATGAACGCATTAATGCTCGCGTTGATAAGATGATGGCAGCAGGATTGTTAGACGAAGCCAAGTGGTTATATGATAATTATCCTCATGTTCAAGCAACTCGCGGAATTGGCTACAAGGAACTCTTTCCTTATTTTGCAGGTGACATTGGTTTGGAAGAGGCTATTGAAAAAATTAAGCAAAATACAAGACGTTTTGCGAAACGGCAGTTGACTTGGTTTAAAAATCGTATGGCTGTTTCGTTTTATTCGGTCAGTGATTCGGATCACAAGAGAAAAATCAATCAGGCTGTTGCCGATTTTTTAAGAAATTAG
- the hflX gene encoding GTPase HflX, with amino-acid sequence MIETSQKQERVILVGVALPNSENFDLSMEELASLAKTAGGEVIQTYTQKRDRYDSKSFIGSGKLLEIKQIMVTEAIDSVIVNNRLTPRQNTYLEAELGAKVIDRMQLILDIFAMRARSYEGKLQVHLAQLKYMLPRLVGQGIMLSRQAGGIGSRGPGESQLELNRRSIRKQITDIERQLKNAEKNRETNREKRLDSQVFKIGLIGYTNAGKSTIMNVLTDNKQYEADELFATLDATTKQIYLTDHFQATLTDTVGFIQDLPTELVAAFKSTLEESRQVDLLLHVIDASDPNHEEHEKVVHAILKELDMTAIPQLLIYNKMDKAENFVASQFPHISLSAKSEEAAALLRQSILEKIKTLFVPFTIKCSQDKSYKIYELDKIALLTSYDVKQEVQEIKGYISEKNQWRLEAFYRELS; translated from the coding sequence ATGATTGAAACAAGTCAAAAACAAGAACGGGTCATTCTTGTTGGTGTCGCTTTACCAAATAGTGAAAATTTCGACTTGTCTATGGAAGAATTAGCCAGCCTTGCGAAAACTGCAGGAGGTGAGGTCATTCAGACATACACTCAAAAAAGAGACCGCTATGACAGTAAGAGTTTCATTGGTTCAGGAAAATTACTTGAAATCAAGCAAATAATGGTGACTGAGGCGATTGATAGCGTCATTGTTAATAATCGTTTGACCCCTCGCCAGAATACCTATTTGGAAGCGGAATTAGGAGCTAAAGTTATTGATCGCATGCAGCTTATTTTAGATATTTTTGCCATGCGGGCACGCAGCTATGAGGGCAAACTTCAGGTTCATTTAGCCCAGCTTAAATACATGCTGCCGCGTCTGGTTGGACAGGGTATCATGCTCAGCCGTCAGGCTGGGGGTATCGGCAGCCGTGGTCCCGGTGAAAGCCAATTAGAATTGAATCGCCGTTCTATTCGCAAACAAATTACAGATATTGAACGGCAACTGAAAAATGCTGAAAAAAATCGGGAAACAAACCGCGAAAAACGCTTGGATTCGCAAGTTTTTAAAATTGGTCTAATCGGTTATACCAATGCAGGTAAGTCAACCATCATGAATGTTTTGACTGATAATAAACAGTATGAGGCTGATGAACTGTTTGCTACACTTGATGCGACAACCAAGCAAATTTATTTGACAGATCATTTTCAAGCTACTCTGACGGACACCGTTGGCTTTATTCAGGATTTACCAACCGAGCTGGTTGCCGCTTTCAAGTCAACGCTTGAAGAAAGCCGACAGGTAGATTTATTGCTTCATGTTATTGATGCCAGTGATCCTAATCATGAAGAGCATGAAAAAGTTGTTCATGCTATTTTAAAGGAACTTGATATGACAGCCATTCCTCAGCTGCTTATTTATAATAAAATGGACAAAGCAGAAAATTTTGTGGCCAGTCAATTTCCTCATATCAGCTTGTCTGCTAAGTCCGAGGAGGCGGCAGCGCTTTTACGTCAGTCTATCTTGGAAAAGATTAAGACTCTTTTTGTTCCTTTCACGATTAAATGCAGTCAAGACAAAAGCTACAAAATTTATGAATTGGACAAAATAGCCTTGCTGACTTCTTATGATGTTAAGCAAGAAGTGCAAGAAATTAAAGGTTACATTTCGGAAAAAAATCAATGGAGGCTAGAGGCGTTTTATCGTGAATTATCTTGA
- a CDS encoding cystathionine beta-lyase: MNYLDLALKYGGFTSLDKVYLQNKLASLSNEEKLSFITPPPSVINAYFAELYQKESPQAATNYYFDLSQNLHLFTDKPSFDEQKPFVRLNLSGKSYGFVYENEGEVAQVFSEKKEEITDSLLFDLAQIFPQYKIFSDNQQIKMKKMNFDEYQSETLENAAALLSDISRLQDGTIKIRSFNQEEVIELAQAYSGRRYYSYAQNQAVLYLKED; this comes from the coding sequence GTGAATTATCTTGATTTGGCCCTTAAATATGGCGGTTTCACTAGCTTAGATAAGGTTTACTTGCAAAACAAGTTAGCCTCTTTGTCAAATGAGGAAAAATTGAGTTTCATTACACCGCCGCCAAGCGTTATCAATGCTTACTTTGCAGAACTTTACCAAAAGGAATCTCCTCAGGCCGCAACAAATTATTATTTTGATTTGAGTCAGAACCTACATTTATTTACGGATAAACCATCGTTTGATGAACAAAAGCCTTTTGTTCGGCTTAATTTATCAGGAAAATCGTATGGGTTTGTTTATGAAAATGAAGGGGAAGTAGCGCAGGTCTTTAGTGAAAAAAAGGAAGAAATTACTGACAGCCTCTTGTTTGACTTAGCTCAGATATTTCCCCAGTATAAAATTTTTAGCGACAATCAACAAATTAAAATGAAAAAAATGAACTTTGATGAGTATCAAAGTGAAACATTGGAAAATGCTGCAGCTTTGCTCAGCGACATTAGCCGTCTGCAAGATGGCACGATTAAAATAAGAAGTTTCAATCAGGAAGAAGTTATAGAATTAGCACAGGCCTACTCAGGACGCAGATACTACAGTTATGCTCAAAATCAGGCAGTGCTTTATCTCAAAGAAGATTAA
- the rnz gene encoding ribonuclease Z encodes MEIQFLGTGAGQPAKARNVSSLVLKLLDELNEIWMFDCGEGTQRQILETTIKPRKIRKIFITHLHGDHVFGLPGFLSSRAFQANDEQTDVDIYGPVGIKHLVMASIRTSGAHLPYRIHFHEFDAKHLGKILETDKFMVYAEKLDHTIFCVGYRVVQKDLEGTLDAEKLKAAGLPFGPLFGKIKNGQDVVLEDGTTIIAKDYISAPKKGKVITILGDTRKTDASIRLALGADVLVHESTYSKGDEKLARRHGHSTNMEAARVAKAASVKKLLLNHISARFLSHDISRMRDDAQEIFADVHIVRDLEEVKL; translated from the coding sequence ATGGAAATTCAATTTTTAGGAACGGGTGCTGGCCAGCCAGCTAAGGCGAGAAATGTTTCCAGCCTCGTTTTAAAGCTGTTAGATGAACTTAATGAAATTTGGATGTTTGATTGCGGTGAAGGAACGCAGCGTCAAATTTTAGAAACAACTATTAAACCGCGTAAGATTAGAAAAATCTTTATTACCCATCTGCATGGTGACCATGTTTTTGGTTTGCCGGGATTTTTATCCAGCCGTGCTTTTCAAGCCAATGACGAACAGACAGATGTTGATATTTATGGACCGGTTGGTATTAAACATTTAGTTATGGCTAGCATACGTACTTCGGGAGCTCATTTACCTTATCGCATTCATTTTCATGAATTTGATGCTAAGCATTTAGGGAAAATTTTAGAAACCGATAAGTTTATGGTTTATGCGGAAAAGCTAGATCACACGATTTTTTGTGTTGGTTATCGTGTTGTTCAAAAAGATTTAGAAGGGACGCTGGATGCTGAGAAATTAAAAGCAGCAGGTTTACCATTTGGCCCGCTTTTTGGTAAGATCAAAAATGGTCAGGATGTCGTTTTAGAAGATGGGACGACAATTATTGCTAAGGACTATATTTCGGCTCCGAAAAAGGGAAAGGTTATTACTATTTTAGGAGATACCCGAAAAACAGATGCCAGTATTCGACTTGCCTTGGGAGCTGATGTGCTGGTTCATGAGTCCACTTATAGTAAAGGAGATGAGAAATTAGCGAGGCGTCATGGGCATTCAACTAATATGGAAGCTGCTCGTGTTGCAAAAGCCGCTTCTGTTAAGAAATTGCTGCTTAATCACATCAGTGCTCGTTTTCTTTCACATGATATCAGCCGCATGAGAGATGATGCACAGGAAATCTTTGCTGATGTTCATATTGTCAGAGACTTAGAAGAAGTAAAACTATGA
- a CDS encoding SDR family NAD(P)-dependent oxidoreductase — protein MKERIIVITGASGGLAEEIIKRLPKTDQLVLLGRDKEKLEDMYAYRERVTCFQIDIKDDEAVKDIVDTIYQKFDRIDIFINNAGFGEFKDFDHYSNKDIRDMFDVNTLATINFSRLVGQKMAEVQSGHIINIASMAGLIASSKSTIYSATKFAVIGFSNALRLELADKEVYVTTVNPGPIATKFFDKADPSGNYLKSVEEFTLQPDDVAKKIVAVFGKNKRELNMPFLLKAAHKAYILFPKLSDFLTRKVFNYK, from the coding sequence ATGAAAGAACGTATAATTGTCATTACAGGTGCCTCAGGGGGGCTTGCTGAAGAAATCATTAAACGCTTACCAAAGACAGATCAACTTGTTTTATTGGGCCGCGATAAGGAAAAATTAGAAGACATGTATGCCTATCGTGAAAGAGTAACTTGTTTTCAAATTGATATTAAAGATGATGAAGCTGTAAAAGATATAGTTGACACCATTTATCAAAAATTTGACCGCATCGATATTTTTATTAACAATGCAGGCTTTGGTGAATTTAAAGACTTTGATCACTATTCTAATAAAGACATTCGAGACATGTTTGATGTCAATACTTTAGCAACCATCAATTTTTCTCGCTTGGTTGGTCAAAAGATGGCAGAGGTTCAGTCAGGACATATTATCAATATCGCTAGTATGGCGGGCCTGATTGCTTCTAGTAAATCAACGATTTATTCAGCTACCAAGTTTGCAGTGATTGGTTTTTCAAATGCCTTGCGTCTAGAATTAGCAGACAAAGAAGTCTATGTTACGACTGTTAATCCGGGACCGATTGCCACTAAGTTTTTTGATAAGGCAGATCCTAGCGGCAATTATCTTAAGAGCGTTGAAGAATTCACTTTGCAGCCTGATGATGTTGCCAAAAAAATTGTTGCTGTTTTTGGAAAAAATAAACGCGAACTCAATATGCCTTTTCTACTAAAGGCGGCGCACAAAGCCTATATTCTCTTTCCTAAATTGTCGGATTTTTTAACCAGAAAGGTATTTAATTATAAATGA